The Streptomyces bacillaris sequence GAACGCGTCGAGGTTCCGTGTCGACTCCCCGCGCGAGACCCGCCAGGCGTACTCCTTGCGGATCGAACTCGCGAAGCCCAGCTCCAGGAGCGTGTTGAACGAGTCGTCGGCCGCCTCCAGCACCGTACCGAGCAGCCGGTCCAGCTCCTCGGGTGTGACCACGGAGAGCGGCAGCTTGCCCGCCAGATAGATGTCACCGAGCGAGTCGATCGCGTAACTCACCCCGAAGAGGCGGAGGTTGCGCTCCAGGAGCCAGCGGTGCACCTCGGCGTCGTTCTCGTCCGGGTGGCGGACCACGAAGGCGTTGAGGGAGAGGGAGTGCTTGCCGACGACGAGCGAGCAGGTCGTCGACAGCTTGCGGGTACCGGGCAGCGTCACCACGTAGTTGCCGGGTGCGGGGCTCTCCCAGGTGAGCCCGGCGTCGTTCAGCGTCGCCTCGATGACCTGGGCCGCTGCGGTTTCCTCGGGTACGTCAGCCATGCGGCGAGCGTACGTCAGGGCCGGGGCCGACGGGCGTACGGGAGGGCCGGGGCGTGCGGGAAGGCCTCAGCCGTGATGGGTACGCGCCCGGCGGCGGTGGTCGGCCAGGGCCGCCGTGTAGACGTCCGCCGTCGCGGAGGCCGCCGTGTCCCAGCCGAAGGACTGGGCGTGCGCCGCGGCGGCGGCCCCCATCCGCTCGACCAGCTCCGGCGCGTCCGCGAACCGCTCCAGCGCGCGGGCGTACGCCTCCGGCTCGTGCCCGGGTATGAGGAAGCCGCTGACCCCGTCCCGTACCGCCACCGGCAGCCCGCCCACCGCCGCCGCGACCACCGGCGTACCGGCCGCCTGCGCCTCGATGGCCACCAGGCCGAAGGACTCGCTGTACGACGGCATGACCAGCACCGACGCGGCGCGGAACCAGTCCGCCAGCCGGTCCTGGCCCACCGGCGGGTGGAACCGTACGACATCCGCGATACCGAGCCGGGCCGCCAGCTTCTGGAGCCCCTCGGGCTTGGCCAGCCCGCTGCCGCTCGGGCCGCCGACCACCGGCACCACGATCCGGGAGCGCAGGGACGGGTCCCGCTCCAGCAGCACCGCCACCGCGCGCAGCAGCACGTCCGGGGCCTTCAGCGGCTGGATGCGGCCCGCGAAGAGCGGGATTAGCGCGTCCTGCGGCAGGCCCAGGCGGGCCCGCGCGGCGGCGCGGCCGTCGGCGGGGCGGAAGCGGTCCAGGTTGACGCCCGGGTGCACGACGGCGACGGAGGAGGGGTCGGCGTCGTAGAAGCGGACGAGTTCGTCGGCCTCCTCGGCGGTGTTGGCGATCAGCCGGTCGGAGGCGTTCACGATCTGGGTCTCACCGATGACGCGGGCGGCCGGCTCGGGGGTGTCGCCCGCGGCGAGCGCGGCGTTCTTGACCTTGGCCATGGTGTGCATGGCGTGCACGAGCGGGACGCCCCAGCGCTGGGCGGCGAGCCAGCCGACCTGGCCGGAGAGCCAGTAATGGGAGTGGACGAGGTCGTAGTAGCCGGGGCGCTGGCCGGCCCACGCCTGCATCACGCCGTGCGTGAAGGCGCAGAGCTGAGCGGGCAGGTCCTCCTTGGCGAGCCCCTCGTACGGCCCGGCGTCGACGTGCCGGACCAGGACCCCGGGGGCCAGCTCGACGGCGGGGGGCAGCGAGCCGGTGGTGGCCCGGGTGAAGACCTCGACCTCGATGTTGATCGCGGCCAGGCGCTTGGCCAGCTCGACGATGTAGACGTTCATCCCGCCCGCGTCGCCCGTGCCGGGCTGGTGGAGCGGGGAGGTGTGGACGGAGAGCATGGCGATCCGGCGCGGCTTGCGGGAGGACCCGGGGAAGCCGCCGGGGAACCGCAGACGGGGGCCGGTCCGGGTGGAACCGAGCCGGGAGACGTACTGGCTCACGTCGTCGGTCCTCCTCACTCAGGGCATGCCACGAAGGGGCGCGGGGCCCTTCCGAAGGGCGAGAACAGTGGAATCCGCCCTTTCATTTCCGCTTTGCCAAATCATTACGGAGGCGGGAGACGGCGGCACCCCCGGCTGCACCCGGCCGCGCGCAGCCCGGCACCACCTTGGCGCAGCCGCCCGGGCCACAGCCGGGCAGCTCCCGGGAAGCGTCCGCCCGACGGCCGTCCGGGTACCCGCCCCTCCCCGTCGCATACGCTCACCGCATGCGCCAGCGCCCCATCGGCACCGCCACCCGCGGGACCACCAACCCGAACCGGCTGCGCCGCATGGACCGCTGGATCGCCGCCGTGCACGGCCCCGCCCTGCGCCGCGCCGACGCCCCCGTGGCCGTCGACCTCGGGTACGGGGCCGCGCCCTGGACCGCCGTCGAGCTGCTGGCCCGGCTCCGTACCGCCGAGCCCCGCACCGCCGTGGCGGGCATCGAGATCGACCCGGAGCGGGTCGCCGCGGCGCAGCCGTACGAGCGCGAGGGGCTCACCTTCGTCCACGGCGGCTTCGAGATCCCGCTGCCGGTGCGGCCCACGCTCATCCGGGCGGCGAACGTGCTGCGCCAGTACGACGAGGACCAGGTGGCGGAGGTCTGGGCGCGGCTGTGCTCCCGGCTGGCCCCCGGCGGGCTCCTGGTGGAGGGGACCTGCGACGAGATCGGGCGGCGGCATGTGTGGGTGGCGCTGGGGCCGGAGGGGCCGCGCACGGTCACCTTCGCGACCCGGCTCGGTTCGCTGGAGCGCCCCTCCGACCTCGCGGAGCGGCTGCCGAAGGCGCTGATCCACCGCAATGTGTCGGGCGAGCCGGTCCACGCGTTCCTGCGCGACTTCGACCGGGCCTGGGCGGCGGCCTCCCCGTACGCCTCGCTCGGCGCCCGGCAGCGCTGGATCGCGGCGGTGCGGACGCTGGCGGCCGACTGGCCGGTGGTGGACGGCGTACGGCGGTGGCGCCAGGGAGAGGTGACCGTCGGCTGGGACGCGCTGCGGCCGGACGATCACCCGAGTGGGTGAAAGTATGCTCTTTCGGGGAACGGCGTCGGCGTGTCGTTCGTCCTGGGAGTGGGGGTCAGGGGTGAGGGGGCGGAGGTACTGCCTCTGTTGCTTTACGGGGCCGCATGGCACCATCGCGATGTCACCTGAACGTTACTGACGGTAAGTCAGATGCTCGTTATCCGACTTCTGTTGCTTTTGTCTGGTTTTGCCTTGCCTGAATCCACCGATCCGGACCAGCTCATGGATTCAGCACGGAGGGGGAGTTCGTGAATCGACGCCACTGCGCCGCCGCAGCCATCACGCTGGTCTGTGCGCTGGGTCTGCTGACCCTTCCGGCCCAGGCGGTGGCCGCGCCGACACCGGACTCGTCGCCGTCCCCGGCCGCTTCGGCCCCCGCCGCTCCTTCCGGCCCGGCGTCCTCCGAGAGGGACCTGGAGAAGATCCGCCAGGAGATCGAGACGCTCTACCGGAAGGCCGGGGCCGCGACGGACGCGTACAACCTCGCGGAGGAGCAGGCGAAGAAGCAGTCTGGCGAGATCGTGAAGCTGGCCAAGGCGATCGTCGACGGGCAGGCCAAGATAGCCGAGCTGAAGGACCGCGCCGGCGCCCAGGCGCGCGAGCAGTACCGCAACGGCGGCCTGCCGCCCGGCGCCCAGCTGGTCCTCAGCGACGACCCGCAGCTCTTCCTGGACGGGATCAACAAGGTCCGCACCAGCCAGCAGGCGAACAAGACGGTCCTGGCCCAGCTGACCCGCACCCAGGAGGACCTGGAGACGTACACCCAGGACGCCAGCAGCAACTGGCAGAAGCTGGAGTCGAACCGGGTCAGGCAGGCCGAGGCCAAGAAGAAGATCAACGCCCAGATAGCCGCGGCCGAGAAGCTCGAATCGCAGCTGGAGAAGAAGGAGCGCGACCGGCTCCGCCAGCTGGAGCGGGAAGCCGCGAACCGGGCCCAGTCCGCCTGGCTCGCCACCCGCCCGGCGCCGAGCGTCGGTGTCAGCGGCGAGGCGACCGCGGCCGGGCGGGCGGCGGTCGCCTTCGCGAGCGCCCAGATAGGCAAGCCGTACGTCTGGGGGGCCACGGGCCCGGGCTCGTACGACTGCTCGGGGCTGACCTCGCAGGCCTGGGCGGCGGCGGGCCGGCCGATCCCGCGCACCTCGCAGGAGCAGTGGCGGCTGCTCCCCCGCATCGACATCAGGGACATGCGCCCCGGCGACCTGATCATCTACCACGCCGACGCCAGCCATGTCGGGATGTACGTCGGCGACGGCGCGATCGTCCACTCCCCGCGCCCCGGCCGTCACGTCACGCTGGCGGGCGCGGGCTCGATGAAGATCCTCGGCGTGGTCCGGCCGGACAAATAGGTCCGCTCTCCCCCAAGTGGGGCTTCCGCCCCTCCCGGGCGGGCGCGGGTGTCCCGGCCCGGGCTTCCGTGAGCGCCCCGGGTGTACGTAGGCGCCCGGCGTACGCGCACGCTCCCGGCGTACGTGAGCGGCGCCACCCTCACCGTCCCGACGCGGGCGGGCGCGGGTGATGTTTGTCATGGCCTCCACCCCGCCCCCGGCGCGCCCCATCTCTCCGGATCCGTGCCGTGAAGCGGCTTATGACGGCGCATATGACAGGGGCCGATCCCCGTGCGCCATTCCGTTCCCCCGCCGCAGACCGCTATCGTCCCCGACTGGCGTTCGCCGATCGGCGTACCGCCGTGCCCTCGGGGGAGGGGAGGACCCGAACCGATGCCCGTGCCCGCACCCGTACCGCCGCAACGTGACGTTCCCGCCGCGGAGACCGGCCCTGCCGCCGGTCACACGGCCGACCTCACCGTGCTGGTGATCGAGGACGACCCGGCGAGCGGCATCACGGGCCCCGAGCTCTCGGCGGCGGCCGGCACCCGGGTCCGTATCCGTACCGCCCGCAACCTCACCGAGGCCGGACGGCTGCTCACGGACGACGTCGACTGCATCCTGCTGGACCTCGCCCTCCCCGTACCGACCGCAGGCACGGCCACCGGCACCGGCGCCCCCTCCCCGTCCGGCCGCGGCGGGGACCACCGCCCGGAGCCCGCCCCGCACCGGGCCGAGGAGCTGGCGGTGCTGACCCACGTCCTGCGGATCGCCCCGCTCCACGCCGTCCTCGTGCTCACCGCGCAGGACGACACGGAGCTGGCGGCCGAGGCGGTACGGGTCGGGGCGCAGGACTACCTCTTCCGGGGGGAGCTGGACGCGCGCGTGCTGAGCCGGGCGATCCGGTACGCCGTCGAGCGGAAGCGGGCCGACATCGCCCAGCACCAGCTGACGGAGTCCGGGCTGCGCGCCCAGGAGAACGCCCGGCTGGAGCGCGGCCTCCTGCCGACCCCGCTCCTGGAGGGCTCCGACCTGAGCTTCGCCGCCCGCTACCGGCCCGGCCGCAGCCGCGCCCTGCTCGGCGGCGACTTCTACGACACCGTGCGCACCCCGGACGGCACGGTCCACGCGATGATCGGTGACGTCTGCGGGCACGGCCCGGACGAGGCGGCGCTCGGCGTCGAGCTGCGGATCGCCTGGCGGGCGCTGACGCTGGCCGGGCTCTGCGGGGACCGGCTGCTCTCCACGCTCCAGCAGGTGCTGGAGCACGAGCGGCAGAGCGAGGAGGTCTTCGCGACGCTCTGCACGGTCGACATCGCCCCCGACGGCCGCCGCGCCGGACTCTGCCTGGCCGGTCACCCCGCACCCCTGCTGGCCCGCCACGGCCGACCGGCGAGGCTGCTCCCGTACGAGGACGGCGGCCCGGCGCTCGGTCTGCTGCCGCACGCACGGTGGCCGCGCCGCCAGGTGGAGCTGGGCGGGGAGTGGAGCCTGATGATGTACACGGACGGGCTGATCGAGGGCCGCGTCGGGGCGGGCAGCAGTCAGCGGCTCGGCCAGGACGGCATGGTCGCGATGGTCAACAGCCGGCTGGAGCAGGGGCTCGCGGGCGAGGAGCTGCTGGAGGCAGCGGTCACCGAGGTGCGGGAGCTGAACGGCGGCGAGCTGACGGACGACGTGGCGGTGCTGCTGCTGGGGCGCGACCCGGAGCGGATACGCCGACGGGGCCGGAGCGCCCCGCGCCCCGGCCCCGCCTCGACCGCTTCCGCCGCTCCCGCCTCCGCGAGCGCTCAGCGCCCGCCGTTGTAGGGACCGTAGGGCCCGTCACTGCTGGAGCCGCCCCGCCGGCCGCCACCGCCCGAGACCTCCTTGAGCGCGGGCCGCACGTCGACCATGAACACGATCGACGCGACGACACCCGCGAGCTGGAGGAAGAGGAAGGGGACGAACAGGTTCACGGCGACGGCGACGCCGAGAATGATCAGCCAGAAGGACTTCTTCTTCTTGTCGGCGGCACGGTAGGCGTCCTCCCGGGCGGTCGCCGCGAAGACGAAGGCGACCACGGCCAGCACGAGCATCGCCAGATAGAGCAGCTGGAGGAGTGTGCCGAATCCTGAGAGCAACATGGTGTGTACCGCCTAGTGAGTGGATGAGCGCCCTGCGGCCGAGAGGGCCAAGGTACCGGGACAACGAACCGGCCACCGGTAAAGGTGCCCGTCCCGCACCCGGGTCACGCTTCGTGGGTGCGGGACATCGGTACGGGACATCACGCTCCGTACGTACGGGGCACGGGTCCGGACCGCCGGGGTCACTCCCCGGCGGGCGGGGTGGCCTTCTTGGCGGCGGGCTTGCGCGGGGCGGGAGCCTTCTTGGCGACAGGCTTCGCGGTGGCGGGCTTGGCAGCCACAGGCTTCGCGGCCACGGGCTTGGCGGGCGCCGCCTTGGGCTCGCTCGAAACCGCGGCGGTCTTGGCCTCGGGCTCAGGAGCGACGGGCGTGGCCTTCGCTTCGGTCTTCGGCGCTGCCTTCGGCTCGCTCTTGGACGCGGGCTTCGGCTCGGCCTCCACGACGGCGGCGATCTCGACGATCTCGTCGGCCGTCTCGCCGCGCCAGGTCCGTACGGCCTGCTCGCCGTGGACGGCGACCTTCTCGTACGTCTCCCGGGCCCGGACCGCGTACTCGGCGGCGATGCCCACACTGCGCAGCGCCAGGTCCTGAGCGCTCTCGCCCAGCTTCTTCAGGTCGGCGGCGTCCAGCGCCCCGAACACCTCGGAGACCTTCGCCTGCACGGTGGCCTGCGCCTCCTTGGCCTGCGTGGTCACCTTCTCCTGCACGGCCTTGGGGTCGGTGTTCCGTACGGCCTCGATCCGCGCGGGCGCCTCGGCCCGCAGCTGCTCGATCAGCGCGGGCACCTTGAGCGCCTGCTGCACGGCGAGGTCGGCCGTACCGGCGGCGAAGTAGAGGGGCGTGCGGTCGGTGAGGGTCTTGCGCAGGTCATCGGTGATGGCCATGACTGTGGTCCTCCCGGATCATCAGAACCAGCGGCTAGCTGTGAGGGTTGTCGTCTCTTCTGGCGTCTGCCTTGAGCGTCGGATCGGCACCGACCGCGTCGTCCGTGCCGGGTCTCCCGTCCGTGCCGGGTCTCCCGTCGGCGCCGGATCTCCCGTCCGCCGGGGGTCTCCCGTCCGCCTCGTCCGTCCCGCGCGTCCCGTCCGTCTCGGGCACGAATCCGTTCTCGCGGCGGAAGGAGTCGTAGATCTGCAGCAGGACGTTCTTCTGCCGCTCGTTGATCGACGGATCGGCCAGGATGACCGCCCGCGTCTCCAGCTCCTCCCGCTCCCGCTCGTCGAGGATTCCCGCCCGTACGTAGAGGGTCTCGGCCGAGATCCGCAGCGCCTTGGCGACCTGCTGCAGCACGTCCGCACTGGGCTTCCGCAGGCCGCGCTCGATCTGGCTGAGATACGGGTTCGACACCCCGGCGGCATCGGCGAGCTGCCGCAGCGAGAGCTGCGCGGCCCTGCGCTGCTCCCGGAGGTACTCACCGAGATTGCCGACGTTGAGTGATGCCATGACTCGATACTGCAACACAAGTGCTAACTATTGCAAGCGCATGCTTGCAATAGTGTCGCGCCGCACCATGAGCCGCTGGCCCCACCCACTTTTTTGTGCGTACTGGGCAACGGCCGACGGCGGACCGATGCTGGGTACGGCCACGCGTCGCCATCACTCCATTTATCAAGAAAACGCCGATATCTCATTCGGGAGTTGAGCCATGTCTCCGTCGACGGAACACCACGAACACCGCGACCACGACGAACAGTCCGCCGCCGCAGTCACCGTCATCGGGCTGGGGCCGATGGGGCGGGCCCTCGCGGGTGCGTTTCTCGATGCCGGGGTGCGGACCACCGTCTGGAACCGGACTCCGGGGCGGGATCGGGAGCTGGTCGAGCGGGGCGCGATCCGTGCGTCGTCGGCCGAGGAGGCCGTGGCCGCGAGCGGGCTGACCGTCGTCTGCGTGGTGAACTACGGCGCGGTGGAGGCGATCCTGCGGCCCGACGCCGTTGCCGGTGCGCTCAAGGGCCGTACGGTGGTCAATCTGACCGCCGACACCCCGGACCGGGCCCGGGAGACCGCCGCGTGGGCGGCCGAGCACGGTGTGCGGTATCTGGACGGGGCGATCATGACGCCGACGGGGACCATCGGGACCCCGGACGCCGTCCTCCTCTTCAGCGGGCCTGAGGAGCTGTACCGCGAACACCGGTCCGTGCTCGACGCGCTGGGCGGCACCCACACCCATCTCGGTGAGCGCATCTGCCGCGCGGCGGCCTACGACATCGCGCTGCTCGACATCTTCTGGACCGCCATGGCCGGGTTCAACCACGCCCTGGCCGTGGCGCGGGCCGAAGGGATCTCCGCCGGGGAGCTGGCCCCCTTCGCCGCGGGGATCGGGGCCATCCTTCCGGCGATCTTCACGGAGGTCGCGGCGGAGGTGGACGCGGGGACGTTCTCGGACGAGGGCAGCCCGGTCACCTCCACGGCGTCGACCATGGCCCATGTCATCGAGACCTCCGAGGCCCACGGCATCGACGCGGGCGTCATGCGCGCCGCCGAGGGCCTCGCCCGCCAGGCCATCGGGCTCGGTCATGGCGCGGAGGGGTTCCACCGGGTCGTCGAGCTGTTGGGGCGGCAGCGGGTCTGACCTTCAAATTCCCTGTTAAGTGAGTGAGTTGGCGGGTGGGGTTGCGGATCAGCCGTTCATGCGACTGACCAGCAGCGTTCACACCTGTACGGAATTCGGGTCCCGGCGGCGGCCGTTGGCACCCGTATGACCATGGGAGTAGCACTCAACGCGCGCGACGCCGACAACGAGATCGACGCCACCGTGGCGCTCGCCCGGGAGGCGGCCGGTGCCGGGCTGCGGTCGGCGTGGTTCGGGCAGCGGTTCGGCGCGGACTCGCCCGCGCTCGCCGGGATCGTCGGACGGGAGGTGCCCGGCCTCCAGGTGGGGACCTCCGCCGTTCCCGTCTTCGGCCGCCACCCCCTCCTGGGTGTCCAGCCAGGCCCAGACCGCCCAGGCCGCCACCCACGGCCGCTACCGCCTCGGGCTGCCCCTCGGCGCCAGGCACCTCGTCGAGGGCGGCTTCGGGATCCCCTTCGAGCGGACCATCGCCCGGCTCCGTGAATTTCTCACCGCCCTGCGGCAGTTGACGGAGACCGGCAGCGCCGACTTCCACGGTGAGCTGCTCACCGCGACCACCCCGATCCCCGCGCGCGTCCCGGGCGCCGAGGGCGGGGTTCCGCTGCTCGTCGCCGCGATGGGGCCCAGGCGCTCCGGGTCAGCGGTGAGCTGGCGGACGGGATCCTGCCCTATCTCGCCGGGCCCCGCGCCCTGTCCGAGCAGATCGTCCCGGCCGCCACCCGGGCGGCCGAGGAGGCCGGGCGGCCCGCGCCCCGGATCGTCGCGCTGGTGAACGGCGTGGTCACCGACGACGTCGACGCCGTACGCCAACGGGTCGCCGCGCAGCTGGCGTTCTACGAGAAGATCCCGTCGTACGTCCGTGCCATCCAGCTCTCCGGCGGCCGCCAGGCTATCGACGTGGCGGTCATCGGCGACGAGAAGGCGGTCGCCGCCGAGGTCCGGCGCTACCGGGACGCGGGCGCCACCGAGGTGGTCTTCGCCGGGACGGAGGTGGCCG is a genomic window containing:
- a CDS encoding C40 family peptidase, which translates into the protein MNRRHCAAAAITLVCALGLLTLPAQAVAAPTPDSSPSPAASAPAAPSGPASSERDLEKIRQEIETLYRKAGAATDAYNLAEEQAKKQSGEIVKLAKAIVDGQAKIAELKDRAGAQAREQYRNGGLPPGAQLVLSDDPQLFLDGINKVRTSQQANKTVLAQLTRTQEDLETYTQDASSNWQKLESNRVRQAEAKKKINAQIAAAEKLESQLEKKERDRLRQLEREAANRAQSAWLATRPAPSVGVSGEATAAGRAAVAFASAQIGKPYVWGATGPGSYDCSGLTSQAWAAAGRPIPRTSQEQWRLLPRIDIRDMRPGDLIIYHADASHVGMYVGDGAIVHSPRPGRHVTLAGAGSMKILGVVRPDK
- a CDS encoding PP2C family protein-serine/threonine phosphatase produces the protein MPAPVPPQRDVPAAETGPAAGHTADLTVLVIEDDPASGITGPELSAAAGTRVRIRTARNLTEAGRLLTDDVDCILLDLALPVPTAGTATGTGAPSPSGRGGDHRPEPAPHRAEELAVLTHVLRIAPLHAVLVLTAQDDTELAAEAVRVGAQDYLFRGELDARVLSRAIRYAVERKRADIAQHQLTESGLRAQENARLERGLLPTPLLEGSDLSFAARYRPGRSRALLGGDFYDTVRTPDGTVHAMIGDVCGHGPDEAALGVELRIAWRALTLAGLCGDRLLSTLQQVLEHERQSEEVFATLCTVDIAPDGRRAGLCLAGHPAPLLARHGRPARLLPYEDGGPALGLLPHARWPRRQVELGGEWSLMMYTDGLIEGRVGAGSSQRLGQDGMVAMVNSRLEQGLAGEELLEAAVTEVRELNGGELTDDVAVLLLGRDPERIRRRGRSAPRPGPASTASAAPASASAQRPPL
- a CDS encoding DUF2516 family protein, with translation MLLSGFGTLLQLLYLAMLVLAVVAFVFAATAREDAYRAADKKKKSFWLIILGVAVAVNLFVPFLFLQLAGVVASIVFMVDVRPALKEVSGGGGRRGGSSSDGPYGPYNGGR
- a CDS encoding type III secretion system chaperone family protein, which encodes MADVPEETAAAQVIEATLNDAGLTWESPAPGNYVVTLPGTRKLSTTCSLVVGKHSLSLNAFVVRHPDENDAEVHRWLLERNLRLFGVSYAIDSLGDIYLAGKLPLSVVTPEELDRLLGTVLEAADDSFNTLLELGFASSIRKEYAWRVSRGESTRNLDAFSHLIERSSG
- a CDS encoding helix-turn-helix domain-containing protein; translation: MASLNVGNLGEYLREQRRAAQLSLRQLADAAGVSNPYLSQIERGLRKPSADVLQQVAKALRISAETLYVRAGILDEREREELETRAVILADPSINERQKNVLLQIYDSFRRENGFVPETDGTRGTDEADGRPPADGRSGADGRPGTDGRPGTDDAVGADPTLKADARRDDNPHS
- a CDS encoding NAD(P)-dependent oxidoreductase; amino-acid sequence: MSPSTEHHEHRDHDEQSAAAVTVIGLGPMGRALAGAFLDAGVRTTVWNRTPGRDRELVERGAIRASSAEEAVAASGLTVVCVVNYGAVEAILRPDAVAGALKGRTVVNLTADTPDRARETAAWAAEHGVRYLDGAIMTPTGTIGTPDAVLLFSGPEELYREHRSVLDALGGTHTHLGERICRAAAYDIALLDIFWTAMAGFNHALAVARAEGISAGELAPFAAGIGAILPAIFTEVAAEVDAGTFSDEGSPVTSTASTMAHVIETSEAHGIDAGVMRAAEGLARQAIGLGHGAEGFHRVVELLGRQRV
- the mshA gene encoding D-inositol-3-phosphate glycosyltransferase, translating into MSQYVSRLGSTRTGPRLRFPGGFPGSSRKPRRIAMLSVHTSPLHQPGTGDAGGMNVYIVELAKRLAAINIEVEVFTRATTGSLPPAVELAPGVLVRHVDAGPYEGLAKEDLPAQLCAFTHGVMQAWAGQRPGYYDLVHSHYWLSGQVGWLAAQRWGVPLVHAMHTMAKVKNAALAAGDTPEPAARVIGETQIVNASDRLIANTAEEADELVRFYDADPSSVAVVHPGVNLDRFRPADGRAAARARLGLPQDALIPLFAGRIQPLKAPDVLLRAVAVLLERDPSLRSRIVVPVVGGPSGSGLAKPEGLQKLAARLGIADVVRFHPPVGQDRLADWFRAASVLVMPSYSESFGLVAIEAQAAGTPVVAAAVGGLPVAVRDGVSGFLIPGHEPEAYARALERFADAPELVERMGAAAAAHAQSFGWDTAASATADVYTAALADHRRRARTHHG
- a CDS encoding class I SAM-dependent methyltransferase, which translates into the protein MRQRPIGTATRGTTNPNRLRRMDRWIAAVHGPALRRADAPVAVDLGYGAAPWTAVELLARLRTAEPRTAVAGIEIDPERVAAAQPYEREGLTFVHGGFEIPLPVRPTLIRAANVLRQYDEDQVAEVWARLCSRLAPGGLLVEGTCDEIGRRHVWVALGPEGPRTVTFATRLGSLERPSDLAERLPKALIHRNVSGEPVHAFLRDFDRAWAAASPYASLGARQRWIAAVRTLAADWPVVDGVRRWRQGEVTVGWDALRPDDHPSG